In the Candidatus Omnitrophota bacterium genome, one interval contains:
- a CDS encoding pyrroline-5-carboxylate reductase: MKKAIGIIGFGNMGSAIGGGLKERYKVSVFDKDKNKTRNLTGIKLAKNIKDLVTRVDVVILAVKPQDFDSILSEIKDYVQDKLVISIAAGRTTSYIQKSLGDVRVVRVMPNIEIMIGRGIVFVCKGKFATKKDAHFVRSLFNYMGRTIVISEDKIDAATAISGSRLAYYCAEIEKKKIDFHNIPKKIEHIFESELEKAAKSLGFNDMVARTMSIGTGPSCQIFFENKKITPGELREKITSKKGTTEAALKEFRKSGSWIKAVKAALKRARELSRG; encoded by the coding sequence ATGAAGAAAGCGATAGGTATAATTGGATTTGGTAACATGGGATCTGCTATTGGTGGCGGGCTAAAAGAGAGATATAAAGTTTCTGTTTTCGATAAGGATAAAAACAAAACGCGAAATCTTACGGGCATAAAATTAGCAAAGAATATTAAAGATTTAGTGACTAGAGTTGATGTTGTGATATTAGCTGTAAAACCGCAGGATTTTGATAGTATTTTAAGTGAAATTAAAGATTACGTTCAAGATAAGCTAGTTATTTCTATAGCCGCAGGCAGAACTACATCATATATTCAGAAATCATTAGGGGATGTTAGGGTCGTTAGGGTAATGCCAAATATAGAAATAATGATAGGCAGGGGCATAGTTTTCGTATGTAAAGGAAAGTTTGCTACGAAGAAAGACGCTCATTTTGTACGCAGCTTGTTCAATTATATGGGCAGAACAATAGTAATAAGTGAGGATAAGATTGACGCTGCTACTGCTATTTCTGGCAGTCGCCTTGCGTATTATTGTGCAGAAATTGAGAAGAAAAAGATTGATTTTCACAATATTCCTAAAAAAATAGAACATATATTTGAGAGTGAGTTAGAGAAAGCAGCTAAGAGTTTAGGTTTCAATGATATGGTTGCCAGAACTATGAGCATAGGCACTGGGCCCAGTTGCCAAATTTTCTTTGAAAATAAGAAAATAACTCCTGGAGAACTAAGAGAAAAGATTACTTCCAAGAAAGGAACTACCGAGGCGGCATTAAAAGAGTTTCGGAAAAGCGGTTCATGGATAAAAGCAGTCAAAGCAGCACTGAAACGGGCAAGAGAATTATCAAGGGGGTAA